A stretch of Henckelia pumila isolate YLH828 chromosome 4, ASM3356847v2, whole genome shotgun sequence DNA encodes these proteins:
- the LOC140865084 gene encoding uncharacterized protein: MADCNNRAMDFPEKSQPQRDTKSSSLTIFNRSATFKASSAAAGGEITNKPLFGLYNSPALQQSGSIKSLYSSSFGSMVSAGNSLKGKVRKLCSIFESQKHPSSPTKSQPLQLPSPTPTKPTKLLLAASDSSNFSPRGIPSPVPESPFRLPGTEDRVVIYFTSLRGIRRTFQDCHSVRMIFRGLCVNLDERDISMDVAYRKELQKVLGETNISLPQVFIKGKYIGGADVIKQLLEAGELVRLIKGLPFVAPQQCDTCGDMRFVPCSNCSGSKKVYDEDEEKPKRCPECNENGLVRCPLCCS, encoded by the coding sequence ATGGCCGACTGCAATAACCGTGCAATGGATTTCCCGGAAAAATCCCAGCCCCAAAGAGATACCAAAAGCAGCTCCTTGACGATTTTCAACCGTTCCGCCACGTTCAAGGCCTCCTCGGCGGCGGCGGGAGGTGAAATTACCAATAAGCCTCTGTTCGGCCTCTACAATTCCCCTGCCCTGCAGCAAAGCGGCTCCATCAAGAGTTTGTACAGCTCCTCCTTCGGCTCGATGGTCTCCGCCGGTAATTCGTTGAAGGGAAAGGTCAGAAAATTATGCTCGATTTTCGAATCCCAGAAACACCCCTCAAGCCCCACAAAATCACAACCTTTGCAACTGCCCTCGCCCACCCCAACAAAGCCGACCAAATTGCTGCTTGCAGCATCAGATTCTTCAAATTTCAGTCCCAGAGGTATCCCTTCTCCAGTCCCGGAATCTCCGTTCAGGCTTCCTGGTACTGAGGACAGAGTTGTGATTTACTTCACCAGCCTACGGGGAATTCGAAGAACATTTCAAGATTGCCACAGTGTACGCATGATTTTTCGTGGGTTGTGTGTGAATCTCGATGAGAGGGATATATCCATGGATGTAGCATATAGAAAAGAGTTACAGAAAGTATTGGGCGAAACTAACATCAGCTTACCTCAAGTGTTCATCAAGGGTAAGTACATTGGGGGAGCTGATGTGATAAAGCAATTACTGGAGGCTGGTGAATTGGTTAGGCTTATAAAGGGGCTCCCTTTTGTTGCTCCGCAGCAGTGTGATACTTGCGGTGATATGAGGTTCGTCCCGTGTTCCAATTGCAGTGGCAGCAAGAAGGTGTACGATGAGGATGAGGAGAAGCCGAAGAGGTGTCCGGAATGCAACGAAAACGGCCTTGTCCGGTGTCCGCTCTGCTGCTCATGA